The genomic stretch aaatgtGGGAAAATGCAGAAACATGGAACTTCAaacaacatatacatatatatacacacacacatactattgagcatttattaattattgatatccaagcaaggcttaaaaacaaacattttaaatgaatttgtgaaaacataaaaaaaaaaataccacacgtcctcagagacccttccttgaaaactatgatcacagactgcctgatataaataagcaatggaccacatagatgatggggatcccattctatacattgcacagaaaaatacctttcaccaagtggaaatgcattagaatacgaacagccaccacagaaggaatatcagaacaacctcataaacttctgtgaatagatttgctacacatacagcaaattcaatccctactccaatgttcaaaattcagaccacaatcaTAAATGGTGTTCTGctccattacatttaagggaacatggtaaataatttacttcctccaaggctatgataaaaacagatacaaaaaaggttcttttcttgaaaatggatacatttattatgtacaaAGTAATCAACTCCTTTGTACAAATAGGGTTGCTCTcctatgaattcttttctacttcctgacatcacgataatataagatatttacagtactagagacatggctttgcagttaagacaagttcattcccaggacctaggtaaggtttttgacaactttctagaATTCCTGGTATGAGAAGATCTGGTCTCAGAAAGACCAGACGATAAGGTCTGGTCTTCATGGAAACTAGAAAGGACAGGCACAtcaaaaacacaaagacaaactgttatcacataatggaaattaaaactaattcttaaatatgtttactcatgaatgttttacttatataagcattcattactgaactcaggtgttgaggcaactacaggcttatctataaatgttttcttcatcatgaattctttcatgtaacagaaatcaaacacgtacatttgaagtcagagaaatgaatccttctcagttggtggtatcatttgggaatgtttatgaaatgtatccctgctggagaaagtatgttaccacataggttacattaataaggtttctctcgagtgtgagctcttttatgtataaggagatgactgttacatgcaaagcctttccacattgcttacattcatatggtttatCTCCAGTATGTCTtttttatgtcataggagattactattatgtcaaaatgctctatcacattggttacatttataatgtttctctccagtgtgcattcttctatgtagatggagattattatggcatgaaAAGTTTTTCACACGTTgtttacatttatagggtttcactccaataagtgttcttgttcaagatgactcttacatgaaaagactttatTATGAGACTGTTGTAAAAAGCTGATTCCACATggcttacattcataaggtttttctccaggatgtgttctttttgtcttcagagactactctgaaatgcatagactttatagactactctgaaatgcatagactttatcactttgggtacattcataagatttctctccagtgtgaatttttttatgtactaccagatgactgttctgtgcaaaggctttacgacattcattgcattcataaggtttctctccagtgtgagttcttttatgtcttaggagaacactgttatatgcaaaggctttaccacattggttacattcataaggtttctctccagtgtgagttcttttatgtcttaggagaacactgttacatgcaaaggctttactacattcgttgcattcataaggtttctctcccgtgtgagttcttttatgtatttggagactactgttctgtgcaaatgctttatcacattggttacattcatagggtttttctccagtgtgagttctgttatgtactAGGAGAGTATACCTctgtgcaaaggttttaccacattggatgcattcataaggtttttctccagtgtgagttcctttatgtcttatgaaatcactgttacatgcaaaggctttaccacattggttacattcatagggtttttcttcagtgtgatttcttttatgtcttaagagattactgttacatgcaaaggctttatcacattggttacattcataacgtttttctcccgtgtgagttcttttatgtattaggagttCAGTGTTAGAtgtaaaggctttatcacattggttacagtcataaggtttttctccagtgtgagttcttttatgtcttaggagatgactgttctgcgaaaaggctttaccacattggttacattgataacgtttctctcctgtgtgaactcttttatgtattaggagaacGTAGTTggatgcaaaggttttaccacactgattacattcatagggtttctctccagtgtgaattcttttatgtagtAGGAGCTTTTGTTTAGATGAAAAGGCTTTaacacactggttacatttataaggtttttCACCAGTGTGAGTTATGTTATGTACTAGGAGAATATACctgtttgcaaaggctttaccacactggttacattcatagggtttctctcccgtgtgagttctgttatgtaataggAGTGTAcacctctgtgcaaaggctttaccacattggttacattcataaggtttttcgccagtgtgagttcttttatgtattaggagaccactgttgtatgcaaaggctttaccacactggttacatttacagggtttctctcccgtgtgagttctgttatgtaataggAGAGTACTCCTctgtacaaaggctttaccacattggttacattcataaggtttttctccagtgtgagttcttttatgtattaggagaccattgttgtatgcaaaggctttaccacactggttacattcatagggtttttctccactgtgaattcttttatgtcttaggagatcacggttacatgcaaaggctttaccacactggttacattcacaaggtttttctccactgtgagttcttctatgtctTAGGAGATAACCATTATTtgccaaggctttaccacattggttactttcataacgtttctccccagtgtgagcttttttatgtattataaGAGTACTGTTacctgcaaaggctttgccacattggttacattcatcaGATATCTCTGctatatgtgtccttttatgtcttaggagatgactgttatgtgCAAAAGCGTTACCATATTGGTTTGATTCATAGCGGTCCTCACGAATATGCTTACTTTCATATGTGTGGGGACTCCTGTGATGTGTAAAGACTTCaccatattgagtatcttcagggggtttgtctccactatgagtattttcatacctgcaaagataattgatACATATGAaaactttaccacattcattacactgatgaatctaattgtccatgtcacttaattttacaatttggtgTAAAGATAAATAGGAATTACATcttagttttcatcattattttcacattcacggttttctccttctctagggggtgttttgcatatttgaaaatacctgtgatggtgaAAATATTTGTCACCTTGCTCACATTTATACTATACTTTCTTACTTTATTCTTTAagatgttttaccacatatttgTACAAAACTGCAATACCTCAGAGTTTTAACTCACTGATTGGGTTAATAAATTTCCCTATACTGCACACCATGGTAAATAGGCAAAGTTAACTGTGAGAAACAGAATAAtttatatattcctaaaactaCATTTTCTGAAGTGTGATTTTTGTGAAAATTCCTAATGAAGTTGAATAACCAGTTAATTGATGTTGTCGTAATATTATGTgaaagtgtgtctgtgtattggAATGCTGATTGCTGAGACAGCAGAAAGCTAAGTGCTGAGCAGATTGCATAATTCTCTTTTTATGGTCCATCACCTGccctatattttgtaaacatttgtccttccttacattggaaataataaagagctgacaactgatagcagggcacaaaatggagggcagaacttctgagtgagagaggtttgctggaaagaagaaagcaaatgacaggcgATTCACCAGCAGGACAGAGGGGTTAAGAGATAGACATGAAGATGAACAAAGAGGTAGTGCTGCCCATGCAGCAGGACACTGTattaggtttgtgttagggaaaaagagGTTTCAGAATCCAAccagttaaattgcctaagctttaaaatataaagtagtctctgtgtcattatttatactgcttgcatctctgaatagtccatataaagcataataggtatcCCCATTTAAATATCTACTCATACTGGGGACTActatttattttagttgtt from Meriones unguiculatus strain TT.TT164.6M chromosome 13 unlocalized genomic scaffold, Bangor_MerUng_6.1 Chr13_unordered_Scaffold_40, whole genome shotgun sequence encodes the following:
- the LOC132651138 gene encoding zinc finger protein 431-like — its product is MLLSKIEMGPKEDRNMDWLLPCQNALTYNDVHVNFTREEWALLDPSQRNLYQDVMLETYRNLTAIGYSWEDHNIEKHCQSSRRHIRYENTHSGDKPPEDTQYGEVFTHHRSPHTYESKHIREDRYESNQYGNAFAHNSHLLRHKRTHIAEISDECNQCGKAFAGNSTLIIHKKAHTGEKRYESNQCGKALANNGYLLRHRRTHSGEKPCECNQCGKAFACNRDLLRHKRIHSGEKPYECNQCGKAFAYNNGLLIHKRTHTGEKPYECNQCGKAFVQRSTLLLHNRTHTGEKPCKCNQCGKAFAYNSGLLIHKRTHTGEKPYECNQCGKAFAQRCTLLLHNRTHTGEKPYECNQCGKAFANRYILLVHNITHTGEKPYKCNQCVKAFSSKQKLLLHKRIHTGEKPYECNQCGKTFASNYVLLIHKRVHTGEKRYQCNQCGKAFSQNSHLLRHKRTHTGEKPYDCNQCDKAFTSNTELLIHKRTHTGEKRYECNQCDKAFACNSNLLRHKRNHTEEKPYECNQCGKAFACNSDFIRHKGTHTGEKPYECIQCGKTFAQRYTLLVHNRTHTGEKPYECNQCDKAFAQNSSLQIHKRTHTGEKPYECNECSKAFACNSVLLRHKRTHTGEKPYECNQCGKAFAYNSVLLRHKRTHTGEKPYECNECRKAFAQNSHLVVHKKIHTGEKSYECTQSDKVYAFQSSL